A single window of Theropithecus gelada isolate Dixy chromosome 9, Tgel_1.0, whole genome shotgun sequence DNA harbors:
- the MTRNR2L5 gene encoding humanin-like 5 — MATMGFSCLLLSTSEIELPIKKHV, encoded by the coding sequence ATGGCCACAATGGGGTTTAGTTGTCTCTTACTTTCAACCAGTGAAATTGAACTACCTATTAAGAAGCATGTATAA